The following proteins come from a genomic window of Campylobacter sp. RM16189:
- a CDS encoding zinc ABC transporter substrate-binding protein: MKKILAFLCFGALVCFAKPVVSVSILPQEFFVKQIAGDTVEVNTMVSPGADPHTYEPKPKQMKSLENSKLYFAIGIEFEEVWLPKFQQSFPKLKFIFTQKGVERVAMQEHEHEGHEKKEHCHEHNGKVHCHSHDGLDPHIWLDPVLVKTQAKNILNGLVRVFPEHKELYNANYEKFLVKLDELDKFIKDKLANLKNREFIVYHPSWGYFAKRYDLEQISIEVEGKEPKPAELANLIKEAKEHGVKVIFVAPQFSKKSANLIAKETGAKVVEIDQLPLDWEAELKKTAEIFAKSL; encoded by the coding sequence ATGAAGAAAATTTTAGCTTTTTTATGTTTTGGCGCGCTTGTATGCTTTGCAAAACCCGTCGTTAGCGTAAGTATATTACCTCAAGAATTTTTCGTAAAACAGATCGCAGGCGACACGGTTGAAGTAAATACCATGGTCTCTCCTGGAGCCGATCCTCACACTTACGAGCCAAAACCAAAGCAGATGAAATCTCTTGAAAACAGCAAACTTTATTTTGCCATAGGCATTGAATTTGAAGAGGTTTGGTTGCCGAAATTTCAGCAGTCGTTTCCAAAGCTAAAATTTATTTTTACTCAAAAAGGAGTAGAAAGAGTCGCTATGCAAGAGCATGAGCATGAAGGACATGAGAAAAAAGAGCATTGCCACGAGCACAACGGAAAAGTGCATTGTCATAGCCACGACGGGCTTGATCCACACATCTGGCTTGATCCTGTGCTTGTAAAAACTCAGGCTAAAAACATCCTAAACGGACTTGTTAGAGTTTTTCCCGAGCACAAAGAGCTTTATAACGCAAATTACGAGAAATTTCTCGTTAAGCTAGACGAACTTGACAAATTCATCAAAGATAAGCTTGCAAATCTTAAAAACCGCGAATTTATCGTGTATCACCCATCTTGGGGATATTTTGCAAAGCGCTATGATTTAGAGCAAATTTCAATCGAAGTCGAGGGTAAAGAGCCAAAGCCCGCAGAGCTTGCAAACCTCATCAAGGAGGCAAAAGAACACGGCGTAAAAGTCATCTTCGTAGCGCCTCAGTTTTCTAAAAAATCGGCAAATTTAATCGCAAAAGAAACGGGTGCAAAGGTAGTTGAGATAGATCAGCTCCCGCTTGATTGGGAGGCTGAGCTTAAAAAGACAGCCGAAATTTTCGCTAAGAGTCTTTAA
- a CDS encoding DUF1007 family protein, translating to MMKFGRILAALTLFASIAYSCALCALYTPTAHAQIKFDAWSDTIKTATITWTFSENFTELTMQGYDEDADKNLNEKEAWNVQKSLLDYIVPRGYLTTVSFYDGEGASENLFVKTKSQRVYIEENRLNFEYVLELNLEILPRRVVVFEIIDREGFFNFKIANDEPYRITESIFIVPNSNLNTVFFEMSEQKPKISNKDKPELSSLVKNKNLEEIDAIDEAKFNSLARTTIGFLDRLKELIKENSTAFEASKFALIMLFSFVYGFLHAAGPGHGKLLTTSYFAASGGSYLKAFGFSLKIGILHVLGALMLVWITMSLLESFAANVANSAANLTTKISALIIMAISAYMIFTKLKSLKPKVHNYKFSPHKADCGCAACKAMEVKPKSLNEWFVALAASLVPCPGTIIVFILAFSLNSWLIGVMSGVFMALGMSIVIFIAAVFGTKVNALSKYKNLKIYCEFLALLVMFGLGAFMFFIAGRISVL from the coding sequence ATGATGAAATTTGGGCGCATACTGGCCGCACTGACGCTTTTTGCGTCTATTGCCTACTCGTGTGCGCTTTGTGCACTTTACACACCCACAGCTCATGCGCAGATCAAATTTGACGCATGGAGCGACACGATTAAAACAGCTACGATAACATGGACGTTTTCAGAAAATTTCACCGAGCTAACCATGCAAGGATACGACGAGGATGCCGATAAAAATCTAAACGAAAAAGAAGCTTGGAATGTCCAAAAGTCCTTGCTTGACTACATCGTGCCGCGCGGGTATCTTACTACGGTTAGCTTTTATGACGGCGAGGGCGCGAGCGAAAATTTATTCGTCAAAACAAAGAGCCAACGCGTTTATATCGAAGAAAACAGGCTAAATTTCGAGTATGTTTTGGAGCTAAATTTAGAAATTTTGCCTCGCCGTGTGGTTGTGTTTGAGATAATCGATCGCGAAGGATTTTTTAACTTCAAAATCGCAAACGACGAGCCTTACAGGATAACCGAATCCATTTTCATAGTGCCAAATTCAAATTTAAACACCGTGTTTTTTGAGATGAGCGAGCAAAAACCTAAAATTTCAAACAAAGACAAGCCTGAGCTTAGCTCGCTTGTAAAAAACAAAAATTTAGAAGAGATTGACGCGATAGACGAAGCGAAATTTAACTCTCTTGCTAGAACCACGATAGGCTTTTTAGACAGGCTAAAAGAACTCATCAAAGAAAACTCAACCGCATTTGAAGCTTCGAAATTTGCCCTCATCATGCTTTTTAGCTTCGTCTACGGCTTTTTGCACGCAGCGGGCCCGGGACATGGCAAACTGCTTACGACATCGTATTTTGCGGCAAGCGGAGGCAGCTACTTAAAAGCTTTTGGCTTCTCGCTTAAAATCGGCATTTTGCACGTGCTTGGCGCGCTCATGTTGGTTTGGATTACCATGAGTTTGCTTGAAAGTTTTGCGGCAAACGTAGCAAATTCCGCTGCAAATTTGACGACTAAAATTTCAGCCCTGATCATCATGGCGATCTCTGCTTATATGATATTTACGAAGCTAAAATCACTTAAACCAAAGGTTCATAACTACAAATTTAGCCCTCACAAGGCAGACTGCGGATGTGCGGCTTGTAAAGCAATGGAAGTTAAGCCAAAGAGCCTAAACGAGTGGTTTGTAGCGCTTGCAGCCTCGCTTGTGCCGTGTCCTGGAACTATCATCGTCTTTATACTTGCGTTTAGCTTAAATAGCTGGCTTATAGGCGTGATGAGCGGCGTTTTTATGGCGCTTGGCATGAGTATAGTTATATTTATCGCAGCGGTCTTTGGCACGAAGGTAAATGCGCTCTCAAAATATAAAAATTTAAAAATTTACTGCGAATTCCTAGCTCTTTTAGTGATGTTTGGCTTGGGAGCTTTTATGTTTTTTATCGCGGGCAGGATATCGGTTTTATGA
- a CDS encoding ABC transporter ATP-binding protein, whose translation MNGVRIENLSFGYDENLIFENINLNYDIKDFLAIIGPNGGGKSTLLRLMLGLLRPKSGEIKIFDKNPSEVSKTIGYVPQNIFINVNFPMRVLEVVLMGRIDRKIFGFYTKDDKSEAMKALEKVGMSEFANSRIGELSGGQRQRVYIARALCAKAKILMLDEPTASIDTKGQAAIYSLLSDINKEGIGVILISHDVNIALSFATKVAYVNHKIHMHDIAPDRSKQEFIAHLAHEHNHFCDVEIALKECGCKSLDKGQKC comes from the coding sequence ATGAACGGGGTTAGAATAGAGAATTTGTCGTTTGGATACGATGAGAATTTGATATTTGAAAATATAAATTTAAACTATGATATCAAGGATTTTCTAGCTATCATAGGTCCAAACGGCGGAGGCAAATCAACCCTGCTTCGCCTTATGCTAGGGCTTTTAAGACCTAAAAGCGGCGAGATAAAGATATTTGATAAAAACCCAAGCGAGGTTAGCAAAACCATAGGATACGTCCCTCAAAATATCTTTATAAACGTAAATTTTCCGATGAGGGTTTTAGAAGTGGTGCTTATGGGGCGAATAGATAGGAAAATTTTCGGCTTTTACACCAAAGACGATAAATCAGAAGCGATGAAAGCGCTTGAAAAAGTCGGCATGAGCGAGTTTGCAAACTCCCGCATAGGCGAGCTCTCAGGCGGTCAAAGGCAAAGAGTTTATATCGCAAGAGCGCTTTGTGCAAAGGCTAAAATTCTCATGCTTGATGAGCCAACCGCGAGCATCGACACCAAAGGGCAAGCTGCGATTTACAGCCTGCTTAGCGATATAAACAAAGAAGGAATCGGTGTCATCTTGATAAGCCATGACGTAAATATCGCGCTTAGCTTTGCTACGAAAGTTGCTTACGTAAATCACAAAATTCACATGCACGACATCGCGCCCGATCGTTCAAAGCAAGAATTCATCGCTCATCTTGCGCACGAGCATAATCACTTTTGCGATGTCGAGATCGCACTTAAAGAGTGCGGTTGCAAGAGCTTAGACAAAGGGCAAAAATGCTAG
- a CDS encoding metal ABC transporter permease: MLEALNLEFMQNALMAGLLVSIACGVIGSLVVINRMVFIAGGIAHGAYGGLGLAFYFSLEPLLGASGFAIFLALLIATITLNDKSKMDSVIGALWAFGMAFGIILIDLTPGYNVDLMSYLFGSILAVPDSDLAFMAAVDCVILLIVTLLYRQFEALSFDAEFAKLRGVKTTLLYYVLVCMMALSVVMTIRAVGLILVIALLTIPPYIAQNFSKRLGAMMLNATLISAAFCISGLWLSFEANLTSGASIILIASICFFIFTAINRR, translated from the coding sequence ATGCTAGAAGCGCTAAATTTGGAATTTATGCAAAACGCCCTTATGGCAGGGCTTTTGGTAAGTATCGCATGCGGAGTTATCGGCTCGCTTGTGGTGATAAATCGCATGGTTTTCATCGCAGGAGGCATAGCACACGGAGCTTACGGCGGACTTGGGCTGGCGTTTTACTTCTCGCTTGAGCCGCTTTTGGGTGCTAGCGGATTTGCGATATTTCTAGCACTCCTGATAGCTACTATCACTCTAAACGATAAAAGCAAAATGGACTCGGTTATCGGTGCACTTTGGGCGTTTGGGATGGCGTTTGGCATTATCTTAATCGATCTAACGCCCGGATACAACGTAGATCTCATGAGCTATCTTTTTGGCTCGATTTTAGCGGTGCCTGATAGCGATCTAGCCTTTATGGCGGCGGTTGATTGCGTCATCTTGCTTATAGTTACGCTGCTTTACAGGCAGTTTGAAGCCCTTAGTTTTGATGCGGAATTCGCCAAACTTCGAGGAGTAAAAACCACACTTTTATACTATGTGCTAGTCTGCATGATGGCGCTAAGTGTCGTTATGACGATACGCGCAGTGGGTCTTATCTTAGTCATCGCACTTCTTACCATACCGCCTTATATAGCGCAAAATTTTTCTAAACGCCTTGGTGCAATGATGCTAAACGCCACTCTTATCTCGGCTGCGTTTTGCATATCGGGGCTTTGGCTTAGCTTTGAGGCAAACCTAACAAGCGGAGCAAGCATAATACTTATAGCCTCAATCTGCTTTTTTATATTTACGGCTATAAACAGACGCTAA
- a CDS encoding DMT family transporter, with amino-acid sequence MTKKIKEFGADLALVVVAVVWGVTFLPMAEALKSNGVFVILFWRFLISTLLMGLISIKFVKKFDPNSLKFGSLLGVFLFAGFALQTFALKYTFSSTVAFITGLNVVFVPFIVFLFFRQKVYVYSFIGAFLSAFGLYLLSDSELGFGRGEILSVLCAVAYSVHIIFTGVFVRKCELYQMVCMQFLVVTALCLFAALVFDTHSVLPVANYAFFKAVIITSVFATVFAFFVQSAMQRYTTPMKTALIFTFEPVSAGLFGYFVGGEILSSWQILGALLILFGIIISEVGSYYKSQKA; translated from the coding sequence ATGACGAAAAAGATAAAGGAATTTGGCGCCGATCTCGCTCTTGTAGTCGTTGCCGTCGTGTGGGGCGTGACGTTTTTACCGATGGCTGAAGCGCTTAAGAGTAACGGCGTTTTTGTTATTTTGTTTTGGAGATTTTTGATCTCAACTCTGCTAATGGGTTTGATTTCGATTAAATTTGTTAAGAAATTTGACCCAAATTCTCTTAAATTCGGCTCTTTGCTAGGTGTGTTTTTGTTTGCGGGCTTTGCACTTCAAACCTTTGCCCTTAAATACACTTTTAGCTCGACCGTTGCCTTTATCACGGGATTAAATGTAGTTTTTGTGCCTTTTATAGTATTTCTGTTTTTTAGGCAAAAAGTCTATGTTTATTCGTTTATAGGAGCCTTTTTATCGGCTTTTGGGCTGTATTTGCTAAGCGATAGCGAGCTTGGGTTTGGCAGAGGTGAAATTCTCTCCGTGCTTTGTGCCGTTGCTTATTCCGTTCATATCATATTTACGGGCGTTTTTGTGCGCAAATGCGAGCTTTATCAGATGGTTTGCATGCAGTTTTTGGTAGTAACCGCCCTATGTCTTTTTGCGGCTCTTGTTTTTGATACGCATAGCGTTTTGCCTGTGGCTAACTATGCATTTTTTAAAGCTGTTATCATAACTTCGGTATTTGCGACCGTCTTTGCATTTTTTGTTCAGTCGGCGATGCAGCGCTACACAACTCCTATGAAAACGGCTCTTATCTTTACTTTTGAGCCTGTTAGTGCGGGGCTTTTTGGGTATTTTGTTGGCGGGGAAATTTTAAGCTCGTGGCAGATTTTAGGAGCTTTGCTTATACTTTTTGGAATTATAATCAGTGAAGTAGGAAGCTACTACAAGAGTCAAAAAGCTTAA
- a CDS encoding DUF4197 domain-containing protein, with the protein MKKIVILALFFALSAFGTDWGKMVGDGLKAVNQASTNSDYKSMVSSALEYAVKELSNDGFIKNASAKIPLPPSLQTAANLAKKVGGDKWANELVASINKAASSAVPGAADVFSKTIKNMNESDVKKIMNGGNDSFSKFLQQNSSKELEKIFKPIIEKMMSQNSFATAYNGLNSFVKNSLGGSESMKSVKSVASSLGMGEYVTNDGEDLNGYITRKTLDGLFKVMSENEKSLRSDPVGYGKKAIENIFK; encoded by the coding sequence ATGAAAAAAATCGTGATTTTAGCGCTATTTTTTGCTTTAAGCGCTTTTGGTACGGATTGGGGTAAAATGGTTGGAGACGGGCTTAAAGCCGTAAATCAAGCCTCTACAAATAGCGATTATAAAAGCATGGTAAGCTCGGCTCTTGAGTATGCCGTAAAAGAGCTTTCAAATGACGGATTTATCAAAAATGCCTCGGCTAAAATTCCGCTTCCGCCAAGCTTACAAACGGCTGCAAATTTAGCAAAGAAAGTTGGCGGCGACAAGTGGGCAAACGAGCTGGTTGCTTCCATAAACAAAGCCGCAAGTAGCGCAGTTCCCGGAGCTGCCGATGTCTTTTCAAAAACTATAAAAAACATGAATGAAAGCGATGTCAAAAAGATCATGAACGGCGGAAATGATAGTTTTAGTAAATTTTTGCAACAAAATTCAAGCAAGGAGCTTGAAAAGATATTTAAGCCGATCATTGAAAAGATGATGAGTCAAAACAGCTTTGCAACCGCTTATAACGGGCTAAATTCATTTGTAAAAAATTCTCTTGGCGGCTCGGAGAGTATGAAGTCGGTTAAATCTGTGGCTTCAAGCCTTGGCATGGGCGAATATGTAACAAACGATGGCGAGGATCTAAACGGATACATCACGAGAAAGACGCTTGATGGGCTATTTAAAGTGATGAGCGAAAATGAAAAGTCGCTTAGAAGCGATCCTGTGGGTTACGGCAAAAAAGCTATTGAAAATATTTTTAAATAA
- a CDS encoding pirin family protein translates to MRKVNKIYKSNSAHWVGDGFLVQPLFSHMGEDRGTDPFLMLDYAAPQVFKPNLTDFPRGVGHHPHKGFETVTIAYSGEVAHKDSSGGGGVIKSGDVQWMTAGAGIVHEEFHSLDFSRSGGLFEMVQLWVNLPKKHKNTPAKYQHLSRQAIPVIKFADGAGQARIIAGEFDGVSGAASTFTPMNVWDVMINSGKEAVINVPASHSLSMVVLRGEAIFNGNESAGEAQLVNFEKGDGEVRVKAVGQDVKILLLSGEPIDEPIVGYGPFVMNTKDEIRQAINDYNSGKFGSIG, encoded by the coding sequence ATGAGAAAAGTTAATAAAATTTACAAATCAAATAGTGCGCATTGGGTCGGAGACGGATTTTTAGTTCAACCGCTTTTTAGCCATATGGGCGAAGATCGCGGTACTGATCCGTTTTTGATGCTTGATTACGCTGCACCTCAGGTTTTTAAACCGAATTTAACGGACTTTCCAAGAGGAGTCGGACACCATCCGCATAAAGGATTTGAGACTGTAACGATAGCTTATAGCGGCGAGGTCGCACATAAGGATTCAAGCGGTGGCGGCGGAGTTATAAAATCGGGCGACGTGCAATGGATGACGGCGGGTGCGGGCATAGTGCACGAGGAGTTTCACTCTTTGGATTTTAGCCGTTCGGGCGGACTTTTTGAGATGGTTCAGCTCTGGGTAAATTTACCTAAAAAGCATAAAAACACTCCCGCAAAATACCAGCACTTATCGCGCCAAGCAATCCCTGTGATCAAATTTGCAGACGGTGCGGGACAAGCAAGGATCATAGCGGGAGAATTTGATGGAGTAAGCGGAGCGGCGAGCACATTTACGCCGATGAATGTTTGGGACGTTATGATAAATTCCGGCAAAGAAGCGGTTATAAACGTACCTGCTTCACATTCGCTTTCTATGGTTGTTTTGCGCGGAGAAGCGATTTTTAACGGCAATGAAAGCGCAGGCGAAGCTCAGTTGGTAAATTTTGAAAAAGGCGACGGTGAAGTGAGAGTAAAGGCAGTCGGACAAGATGTAAAAATCCTGCTTCTTTCAGGCGAACCTATAGATGAGCCGATTGTCGGATATGGACCGTTTGTGATGAATACAAAAGATGAAATTCGCCAAGCTATTAATGATTATAACAGCGGAAAATTCGGTAGCATAGGCTAA
- a CDS encoding exodeoxyribonuclease III: protein MKLISWNVNGLRAVASKDGFSWLDEIKPDFLGLQEIKVKEADVPSEIYKLGFSDVSVNSAVRAGYSGVMSLSKFPVATLKSQFFNDDEGRVLEHRFGNIVLFNIYFPNGQKDDERLAYKMDFYAKFLAYCNELVREGRDVIFCGDVNTAHREIDLKNPKANSKTSGFLPIEREWIDEVIKHGFIDTFRQIHGDKEDAYSWWSYRFNARAKNVGWRIDYFFISASLKDRLKDAFILSDITGSDHCPVGIEIEI, encoded by the coding sequence TTGAAACTGATTTCATGGAACGTAAACGGACTTCGCGCGGTCGCAAGCAAAGACGGATTTAGTTGGCTTGATGAGATTAAGCCCGATTTCTTAGGACTTCAAGAGATAAAAGTAAAAGAAGCTGATGTGCCTAGCGAGATTTATAAGCTCGGATTTAGCGATGTGAGCGTAAATTCGGCCGTCAGGGCAGGGTATTCGGGCGTAATGAGCCTTAGTAAGTTTCCGGTAGCTACTCTAAAATCGCAGTTTTTTAACGACGATGAGGGGCGAGTTTTGGAGCATAGGTTTGGCAATATCGTGCTTTTTAACATATACTTTCCAAACGGGCAAAAGGATGATGAAAGACTAGCTTACAAGATGGATTTTTATGCGAAATTTCTAGCCTACTGCAATGAGCTTGTGCGTGAAGGCAGGGACGTGATATTTTGCGGAGACGTTAATACCGCTCACCGCGAGATAGATCTTAAAAATCCAAAGGCGAATTCTAAGACCTCGGGCTTCTTGCCGATTGAACGAGAGTGGATAGATGAGGTTATAAAGCACGGATTTATCGATACTTTTAGACAAATTCACGGCGACAAAGAGGATGCTTATTCGTGGTGGAGCTATAGATTTAACGCTAGAGCTAAAAATGTCGGCTGGAGGATTGATTATTTTTTCATTTCGGCAAGCCTTAAAGATCGCCTTAAGGACGCATTTATACTTAGTGATATAACGGGAAGCGATCATTGCCCCGTGGGAATTGAGATAGAAATTTAA
- a CDS encoding diacylglycerol kinase yields the protein MRNQPKYKFFKNWSYAIAGLKEIFKNESSFRLEIYIFLPAFISLLFWNFGAVLNLFLIFSMVLVLVCECINSAIERIVDLASPEIHPLAGAAKDAGSAAVMICNTLCAGVWIYAIWDKF from the coding sequence TTGAGAAATCAGCCAAAATACAAATTCTTTAAAAATTGGAGTTACGCGATCGCAGGACTAAAGGAAATTTTTAAAAACGAAAGCAGCTTTAGGCTTGAAATTTATATATTTTTGCCCGCTTTTATCTCTCTTTTGTTTTGGAATTTCGGCGCGGTTTTAAATTTATTTTTGATTTTTAGTATGGTTTTGGTTCTGGTTTGCGAGTGCATAAACTCCGCAATTGAACGTATAGTAGATCTTGCAAGCCCTGAAATTCATCCTCTAGCAGGTGCGGCAAAAGACGCAGGAAGCGCTGCGGTAATGATATGCAACACGCTTTGTGCAGGAGTGTGGATATATGCGATTTGGGATAAATTTTGA
- a CDS encoding replication/maintenance protein RepL encodes MNSLEREIFGTLIGEKKFEIIEFFIQNLDENGLINFTIAEICNATNSSKPTVIETIKLLENRKIFKRVKNGVYAFKNLKFNDF; translated from the coding sequence TTGAACTCGCTTGAAAGAGAAATTTTTGGCACTTTAATCGGCGAAAAGAAATTTGAGATAATTGAGTTTTTTATCCAAAATTTAGATGAAAACGGACTTATAAATTTCACAATTGCAGAAATTTGCAATGCTACAAATTCAAGCAAACCGACCGTCATAGAAACGATAAAACTGCTTGAAAATAGAAAAATTTTTAAGCGAGTAAAAAACGGAGTTTATGCGTTTAAGAATTTAAAATTTAATGATTTTTGA
- the prfA gene encoding peptide chain release factor 1, whose translation MLANKLQPFLDRYDELSRLLSDPSITQDIANMTKLSKEQSSIEDIRNASKEYLQILADIDENKLLLDDDELGELAKDELKSLEIRKAELEEEIKILLLPKDPNDDKNIFLEIRAGTGGDEAALFVGDLFNAYVRYTELRGYKFEVVSQSEGNTGGFKEIILLVKGNGAYSRLKYEGGTHRVQRVPETESQGRVHTSAVTVAIMPEVEDSEVEINPNDLRIDVMRSSGHGGQSVNTTDSAVRIIHIPTGLVVTNQDGKSQHKNKEAAMKVLKARLYEMQEAERLAKETSERKSQVGTGDRSGRIRTYNFPQNRISDHRINLTLYRLDAIMAGGLFDEIIEPLIAHHQAEAISAAGL comes from the coding sequence ATGTTAGCTAATAAACTGCAACCGTTTTTGGATCGTTATGACGAACTCTCTCGTCTGCTAAGCGATCCATCAATCACTCAAGATATCGCAAATATGACCAAGCTCTCCAAAGAGCAATCAAGTATAGAAGATATCAGAAATGCCTCCAAAGAGTATTTGCAAATTTTAGCCGACATTGACGAAAACAAACTTCTACTTGATGACGACGAGCTTGGCGAGCTTGCTAAAGATGAGCTAAAGAGCCTTGAAATCCGTAAAGCCGAGCTTGAAGAAGAGATAAAAATTCTACTTCTTCCAAAAGATCCAAACGACGATAAAAACATCTTTCTTGAAATTCGTGCTGGAACCGGTGGAGATGAGGCGGCGCTATTTGTAGGCGATCTTTTTAACGCCTATGTTCGCTATACCGAGCTTCGCGGATATAAATTTGAAGTAGTAAGCCAAAGCGAGGGCAACACGGGCGGGTTTAAAGAGATTATCTTGCTCGTAAAAGGAAACGGCGCATACTCAAGGCTAAAATACGAAGGCGGAACGCATAGAGTTCAGCGTGTGCCTGAGACTGAAAGTCAGGGTAGAGTCCATACTTCGGCCGTTACTGTCGCAATCATGCCTGAGGTTGAAGATAGTGAAGTAGAGATAAATCCAAATGACTTAAGAATCGACGTTATGCGAAGCTCGGGACACGGCGGACAAAGCGTAAATACAACCGATAGTGCCGTGCGTATCATACATATCCCGACAGGTCTTGTAGTAACCAACCAGGACGGAAAAAGCCAGCACAAAAACAAAGAGGCCGCAATGAAAGTGCTTAAAGCTCGACTTTATGAGATGCAAGAGGCTGAGCGCCTTGCAAAAGAGACTAGCGAGCGCAAGAGCCAAGTGGGCACAGGAGATAGAAGCGGTCGAATTCGCACCTACAACTTCCCGCAAAATCGCATAAGCGATCACCGCATAAATTTAACGCTTTATAGACTGGATGCCATCATGGCAGGCGGGCTTTTTGACGAGATAATAGAACCTCTTATAGCGCACCATCAAGCCGAAGCTATATCTGCTGCCGGTTTATAA
- the rpsT gene encoding 30S ribosomal protein S20, which yields MANHKSAEKRARQTIKRTERNRFYRTRLKNITKAVRVAVEAGDKETALKALKEANKSLHSFVSKGFLKKQTASRRVGRLAKLVNTLNTAA from the coding sequence ATGGCAAACCATAAATCTGCTGAAAAAAGAGCTAGACAGACGATAAAAAGAACCGAAAGAAACAGATTTTATCGCACAAGACTTAAGAATATCACAAAAGCCGTACGTGTAGCAGTAGAAGCCGGCGATAAAGAGACTGCTTTAAAAGCGCTAAAAGAAGCTAATAAAAGCCTACATAGCTTTGTTAGCAAAGGATTTTTGAAAAAACAAACAGCTTCACGCCGCGTTGGACGCTTGGCGAAGCTTGTAAACACTCTAAACACAGCGGCTTAA
- the glmM gene encoding phosphoglucosamine mutase: protein MKLFGTDGVRGKAGAKLSAQTSMRLAMAAGIYFRKFAQVTNTILLGKDTRRSGYMIETAIVAGLTAVGYNVRQIGPMPTPAIAFLTEDMRCDAGIMISASHNPYYDNGIKFFDKHGNKLTQEAEAEIEKIYFDDELIAQSQKHMLEIGASKRIDDVIGRYIVHIKNSFPKSLTLHGIRVVLDVANGAAYRVAPTIFSELGAETIVINDEPNGSNINLNCGALYPQNLASEVVRLRADIGLAFDGDADRLVVVDETGEVANGDALLGVLAMYLHKNKTLKGGGVVATVMSNAALEDYLTKHKIKLLRANVGDKYVLEMMQENGINFGGEQSGHIIFSDYAKTGDALVAAMQFIACMLTQGKKASEILSEIKPYPQILLNLKVADKKPLESIEGLKALKENLRKDGIRPLFRYSGTENLIRLLLEGKCPDKVQKRMDEVEKFFTKALNA, encoded by the coding sequence ATGAAACTATTCGGTACCGACGGAGTTAGAGGCAAGGCGGGAGCTAAACTATCTGCGCAAACTTCCATGAGGCTGGCGATGGCTGCTGGAATTTATTTTCGTAAATTTGCTCAAGTTACTAATACCATCTTGCTTGGCAAAGACACTAGAAGAAGCGGGTATATGATAGAAACAGCCATCGTTGCGGGACTTACCGCGGTCGGCTATAACGTGCGCCAGATCGGCCCTATGCCCACACCTGCGATCGCATTTCTTACCGAAGATATGCGCTGTGATGCGGGTATAATGATAAGCGCTAGCCACAATCCATACTACGATAACGGTATCAAATTTTTTGATAAACACGGCAATAAACTAACCCAAGAGGCTGAAGCTGAGATAGAAAAAATCTATTTTGACGATGAGTTAATCGCTCAAAGCCAAAAACATATGCTTGAAATCGGCGCTTCAAAGAGAATTGACGACGTTATAGGTCGCTACATAGTTCATATCAAAAATTCCTTTCCGAAATCTTTGACTTTGCACGGAATAAGAGTTGTTTTAGACGTAGCAAACGGCGCGGCTTACAGAGTAGCACCGACGATATTTAGCGAGCTTGGCGCGGAAACCATCGTGATAAACGATGAGCCAAACGGAAGCAACATAAATCTAAACTGCGGTGCGCTCTATCCGCAAAATTTAGCAAGCGAGGTCGTGAGATTAAGAGCTGATATCGGACTTGCTTTTGACGGAGACGCCGATAGGCTTGTCGTGGTTGATGAAACGGGTGAAGTGGCAAACGGAGACGCACTTCTTGGAGTGCTTGCGATGTATCTTCATAAAAACAAAACTTTAAAAGGCGGCGGAGTCGTAGCAACCGTGATGAGCAACGCCGCGCTTGAAGACTACCTTACAAAGCATAAAATAAAGCTACTTCGCGCAAACGTAGGCGATAAATACGTCCTTGAGATGATGCAAGAAAACGGCATAAATTTTGGCGGTGAACAAAGCGGACATATAATCTTTTCAGATTATGCCAAAACAGGCGACGCGCTCGTGGCCGCAATGCAGTTTATCGCTTGCATGCTAACTCAAGGCAAAAAAGCAAGCGAAATTTTAAGCGAGATCAAGCCATATCCGCAAATTTTACTAAATTTAAAAGTCGCAGATAAAAAACCTCTTGAGAGTATAGAAGGGCTAAAAGCACTCAAAGAAAATCTCAGAAAAGACGGAATCAGACCTTTATTTAGATACTCGGGAACCGAAAATTTAATCCGCCTTCTGCTTGAAGGAAAATGCCCCGACAAAGTGCAAAAACGAATGGATGAAGTGGAAAAATTCTTCACTAAAGCTCTAAATGCCTAG